A section of the Hevea brasiliensis isolate MT/VB/25A 57/8 chromosome 17, ASM3005281v1, whole genome shotgun sequence genome encodes:
- the LOC110656926 gene encoding transcription factor PIF7 isoform X1, protein MIGQCIVPKGNLKHQRQEQIEGGESNRSSHVHSHQLQNPTTNLAVPMSNYYEVAELTWENGQLAMHGLGGLLHSGQATKATPTWGRTSETLESIVHQATCHDSQPRINSNRQEPAKIASAVESSDGKWAETSSRRQAQMAPLLMKKRARSESNQCGSSRDNEQADRSACASASPTFCRESDTTMMTHASLESTPSFKAKTTDNEDSASHGGSENPDEDRETKTETVRSHSNRRSRAAAIHNQSERRRRDRINQKMKALQKLVPNASKTDKASMLDEVIEYLKQLQAQVQVMSVRSMPQMMMPLGMQQHFHQMSLLARMGMGVTPLGMGMGMLHDMNSIGHSAAVPHSLPPLLHPAPPPATATTTFVPPPPPPHPFVVPSMIPAANPDPATNSSVALPDPYCSFLAQSMNMELYNKMAALYRQQVNQRITQAASQPNHVQGD, encoded by the exons ATGATCGGTCAGTGTATAGTACCCAAAGGGAATCTAAAGCACCAAAGACAAGAACAAATCGAAGGAGGAGAGAGTAACAGATCCTCTCACGTGCATAGCCACCAGCTGCAGAATCCCACTACCAACCTTGCTGTCCCCAT GTCCAATTATTACGAGGTAGCGGAGCTAACATGGGAGAATGGTCAGCTAGCCATGCATGGGCTTGGTGGGCTTCTCCATTCTGGGCAGGCGACAAAGGCCACACCCACATGGGGTAGGACTAGTGAAACCCTAGAGTCAATAGTCCATCAAGCCACGTGCCACGATTCACAACCAAGAATAAACTCAAACCGGCAAGAGCCGGCAAAGATAGCCTCTGCTGTGGAATCATCGGATGGCAAATGGGCAGAAACGTCCTCCAGGCGCCAGGCACAGATGGCCCCCTTATTGATGAAGAAACGTGCAAGATCAGAGTCAAACCAATGTGGAAGCAGTAGGGATAATGAGCAAGCGGACCGCAGTGCATGTGCAAGTGCTAGTCCCACATTTTGTAGGGAAAGTGACACTACCATGATGACTCATGCTTCTCTAGAGTCCACTCCAAGCTTCAAGGCCAAAACCACTGATAATGAGGATTCTGCTTCTCATGGTGGATCG gaaaacccAGATGAAGATcgagagaccaaaactgaaacagTCAGATCTCATTCTAATAGAAGAAGTCGGGCTGCTGCTATTCACAATCAGTCAGAGCGG AGACGAAGAGATAGGATCAACCAAAAGATGAAAGCTCTCCAGAAGCTGGTTCCTAATGCAAGTAAG acAGATAAAGCATCAATGCTGGATGAGGTGATAGAATATTTGAAACAACTACAAGCACAAGTGCAAGTAATGAGTGTGAGAAGCATGCCCCAGATGATGATGCCTTTAGGGATGCAGCAACATTTTCATCAAATGTCTCTACTAGCACGTATGGGCATGGGGGTTACTCCTCTAGGTATGGGAATGGGGATGCTTCATGACATGAATTCAATTGGACATAGTGCTGCTGTACCCCATTCTCTTCCTCCGCTCCTCCACCCTGCACCACCCCCCGCTACAGCCACCACTACGTTTGTTccgcctcctcctcctcctcatcccTTTGTAGTTCCCTCAATGATCCCTGCAGCGAATCCTGACCCTGCCACCAATAGTTCAGTTGCTTTGCCTGATCCATATTGCAGTTTTTTAGCACAA TCAATGAATATGGAGCTTTACAACAAGATGGCAGCACTGTACCGACAACAAGTGAATCAGCGGATCACACAAGCAGCATCACAGCCCAACCATGTCCAAGGTGATTAA
- the LOC110656926 gene encoding transcription factor PIF7 isoform X2 gives MGFSSRSNYYEVAELTWENGQLAMHGLGGLLHSGQATKATPTWGRTSETLESIVHQATCHDSQPRINSNRQEPAKIASAVESSDGKWAETSSRRQAQMAPLLMKKRARSESNQCGSSRDNEQADRSACASASPTFCRESDTTMMTHASLESTPSFKAKTTDNEDSASHGGSENPDEDRETKTETVRSHSNRRSRAAAIHNQSERRRRDRINQKMKALQKLVPNASKTDKASMLDEVIEYLKQLQAQVQVMSVRSMPQMMMPLGMQQHFHQMSLLARMGMGVTPLGMGMGMLHDMNSIGHSAAVPHSLPPLLHPAPPPATATTTFVPPPPPPHPFVVPSMIPAANPDPATNSSVALPDPYCSFLAQSMNMELYNKMAALYRQQVNQRITQAASQPNHVQGD, from the exons ATGGGTTTCTCTTCCAG GTCCAATTATTACGAGGTAGCGGAGCTAACATGGGAGAATGGTCAGCTAGCCATGCATGGGCTTGGTGGGCTTCTCCATTCTGGGCAGGCGACAAAGGCCACACCCACATGGGGTAGGACTAGTGAAACCCTAGAGTCAATAGTCCATCAAGCCACGTGCCACGATTCACAACCAAGAATAAACTCAAACCGGCAAGAGCCGGCAAAGATAGCCTCTGCTGTGGAATCATCGGATGGCAAATGGGCAGAAACGTCCTCCAGGCGCCAGGCACAGATGGCCCCCTTATTGATGAAGAAACGTGCAAGATCAGAGTCAAACCAATGTGGAAGCAGTAGGGATAATGAGCAAGCGGACCGCAGTGCATGTGCAAGTGCTAGTCCCACATTTTGTAGGGAAAGTGACACTACCATGATGACTCATGCTTCTCTAGAGTCCACTCCAAGCTTCAAGGCCAAAACCACTGATAATGAGGATTCTGCTTCTCATGGTGGATCG gaaaacccAGATGAAGATcgagagaccaaaactgaaacagTCAGATCTCATTCTAATAGAAGAAGTCGGGCTGCTGCTATTCACAATCAGTCAGAGCGG AGACGAAGAGATAGGATCAACCAAAAGATGAAAGCTCTCCAGAAGCTGGTTCCTAATGCAAGTAAG acAGATAAAGCATCAATGCTGGATGAGGTGATAGAATATTTGAAACAACTACAAGCACAAGTGCAAGTAATGAGTGTGAGAAGCATGCCCCAGATGATGATGCCTTTAGGGATGCAGCAACATTTTCATCAAATGTCTCTACTAGCACGTATGGGCATGGGGGTTACTCCTCTAGGTATGGGAATGGGGATGCTTCATGACATGAATTCAATTGGACATAGTGCTGCTGTACCCCATTCTCTTCCTCCGCTCCTCCACCCTGCACCACCCCCCGCTACAGCCACCACTACGTTTGTTccgcctcctcctcctcctcatcccTTTGTAGTTCCCTCAATGATCCCTGCAGCGAATCCTGACCCTGCCACCAATAGTTCAGTTGCTTTGCCTGATCCATATTGCAGTTTTTTAGCACAA TCAATGAATATGGAGCTTTACAACAAGATGGCAGCACTGTACCGACAACAAGTGAATCAGCGGATCACACAAGCAGCATCACAGCCCAACCATGTCCAAGGTGATTAA
- the LOC110656927 gene encoding remorin 1.4 isoform X2, with amino-acid sequence MSWEYDSEFAAAVAATAFAIYTLEEAGEEYRRKIRGDFGKSKTEIRTRKEDSSAGSVRVTRPSSSKEVKHAGESSIRNPAEQDHRVQGTFMPARKPSRLASTKPMASTDQRRKGTSTRSEVVESKIDSWEKAQLRKINKRYEKKKSKVFAWENEKKMEAKLHMERKKNELELRKSRNLQHYQINVERIDAIVGGARAQLEEKRRNEEAEVKEKAKYMRRKGKNPVRCFCC; translated from the exons ATGAGTTGGGAGTATGATAGTGAGTTTGCAGCTGCTGTGGCTGCTACTGCATTTGCTATTTACACTCTGGAAGAAGCAGGAGAGGAATACAGGAGAAAGATCAGAGGGGACTTTGGGAAGTCAAAAACAGAAATCAGAACTAGAAAAGAGGATAGCTCAGCTGGTTCTGTTAGAGTAACTAGACCATCATCTAGCAAGGAAGTGAAACATGCAG GTGAATCTTCAATCCGAAATCCAGCAGAGCAGGATCATAGGGTACAAGGCACCTTTATGCCTGCCAGAAAACCTAGTCGTTTAGCCTCTACAAAACCTATGGCCTCAACAGATCAAAGGCGGAAGGGCACTTCAACAAGAAGCGAAGTTGtggaatccaaaattgattcttgGGAGAAGGCTCAATTACGGAAGATCAATAAGAG GTATGAGAAGAAGAAATCAAAAGTTTTTGCTTGGGAGAATGAAAAGAAGATGGAAGCCAAACTCCACATGGAAAGGAAAAAG AATGAACTGGAGCTGAGAAAGTCAAGAAACTTGCAGCATTACCAAATCAATGTAGAGAGAATTGATGCGATTGTTGGAGGAGCAAGAGCACAATTAGAGGAGAAAAGGAGAAATGAAGAAGCTGAAGTGAAAGAAAAGGCAAAGTACATGCGAAGGAAAGGCAAGAATCCTGTCAGGTGTTTCTGCTGCTGA
- the LOC110656928 gene encoding dolichol-phosphate mannose synthase subunit 3 isoform X2 gives MRHVIKIITILVAISAIWIGLLQTAVIPNSHTWLLPIYLVVLLGCYGLLMVGVGLMRFPTCPQEAMLLQQDIIEAKEFLKQKGVDFGSD, from the exons ATGAGGCATGTTATTAAGATTATAACCATTCTAGTGGCTATTTCTGCCATTTGGATTGGCCTCTTGCAAACAGCTGTCATTCCTAATAGCCATACTTGGTTG CTACCCATCTATTTGGTTGTATTGCTGGGATGCTATGGTTTATTAATGGTTGGAGTTGGCTTAATGCGATTTCCAACTTGTCCCCAAGAAGCAATGCTATTGCAGCAG GACATCATCGAGGCCAAAGAATTTCTTAAGCAAAAAGGGGTTGATTTTGGTTCAGATTGA
- the LOC110656896 gene encoding uncharacterized protein LOC110656896, whose protein sequence is MIKFLEEKEPELQASRQAGLLNFIASALPASHTSKPEVCQVMIHLIKFLQVVLSVPANRSYFLAQNLLPPIIPMLSTAFENYIKIAASLNGPGISNLPSSKTSVENFESISELLDNFLWIVGAVIGHTSSDERELQMQGGLLELLIAYQVVHWLRDLFALYERPPVEGSPFPSSILLSIHLLVVLTYRPKTYCSIDWESSPIETVLGFDNQEAKPAEIAVFEHSSANMTFKECRTLLSVLNGSALVSSPDVSEDRPLHESCSINKSEDSLSIGKDGGKKSTYSSAELNYANINSRDVPDESEKILIEEKDGKHLVNVGVEQKKNNMSIKPPASFLLSAISETGLVSLPSLLTAVLLQANNRLSSEQVGLLLHESLLLLGYFALFCPENQAVLRWGKSPTILHKVYDLPFVFFSDPELMSVLGGMLVAACYGCEQNRSVVLQELSMDMILSLLTSCKSVSQAVGANQTMENLPIKDSGESNRQNSELKKSHGDIPSRSNRYNTKSTRVSLGKATVLGNGVKSGKMRSHRDSKATKIGEEMALKHSPLAPETSLMLHSRFPSSFLDRVEQFFSAGIASMGEV, encoded by the exons ATGATCAAG TTTTTGGAGGAAAAGGAGCCTGAGCTGCAGGCTTCTCGGCAAGCGGGTCTGCTTAATTTTATTGCTTCTGCTCTTCCTGCTtctcatacatcaaaacctgaagTTTGCCAGGTTATGATACACCTTATAAAATTTTTGCAAGTAGTCCTATCTGTACCTGCAAACAGGAGTTATTTTCTAGCACAGAATCTTTTACCCCCAATAATCCCCATGCTTTCTACAGCTTTTGAGAACTATATAAAGATTGCTGCTTCTTTAAATGGCCCTGGGATTAGCAATCTGCCATCAAGCAAAACATCAGTTGAAAATTTTGAGTCAATCTCTGAACTATTGGATAATTTCTTATGGATTGTTGGAGCTGTTATTGGTCACACAAGTTCTGATGAACGGGAACTCCAAATGCAAGGTGGCTTACTGGAACTATTGATTGCTTACCAGGTTGTTCATTGGCTGCGAGATCTTTTTGCACTTTATGAGAGGCCTCCAGTGGAAGGATCACCATTTCCTTCTTCTATTCTCTTAAGCATACATCTGTTGGTGGTTTTAACATACAGACCCAAAACCTATTGTTCCATCGACTGGGAATCTTCTCCAATAGAAACAGTTCTAGGATTTGACAATCAAGAAGCCAAACCAGCAGAGATTGCCGTTTTTGAGCATTCTTCTGCAAATATGACCTTCAAAGAATGCAGAACTCTGCTATCTGTATTAAATGGTAGCGCGCTTGTCTCTTCTCCAGATGTATCGGAGGATAGACCATTACATGAATCATGTAGTATAAATAAAAGTGAAGATTCATTATCCATTGGTAAAGATGGTGGAAAAAAGTCAACTTATAGTTCAGCAGAGTTGAATTATGCCAATATTAACTCGAGAGATGTTCCAGATGAATCCGAAAAAATTCTCATCGAGGAGAAGGATGGAAAACACCTGGTCAATGTTGGTGTGGagcaaaagaaaaataacatGAGCATAAAGCCACCAGCATCTTTTCTTCTTTCTGCCATATCAGAAACTGGACTAGTCAGTCTTCCCTCTTTGCTGACAGCCGTGCTATTGCAGGCAAACAATAGATTGTCCTCTGAGCAG GTTGGGTTGCTTCTGCATGAATCTCTTTTGCTTCTTGGTTATTTTGCCCTGTTCTGCCCTGAAAATCAAGCTGTTCTTCGGTGGGGAAAGAGTCCTACAATACTTCACAAG GTATACGATCTGCCATTTGTGTTTTTCAGTGATCCTGAGTTGATGTCGGTTTTGGGTGGCATGCTGGTTGCTGCCTGCTATGGGTGTGAGCAGAACAGGTCTGTGGTTCTGCAAGAATTGAGCATGGATATGATACTTTCCTTGTTAACTTCTTGCAAAAGTGTTTCACAGGCAGTTGGAGCCAATCAAACTATGGAGAATTTGCCAATTAAGGATTCTGGCGAAAGTAATAGGCAGAATTCTGAACTTAAAAAGTCTCATGGAGATATTCCTTCGAGATCCAACCGTTACAACACCAAAAGCACTAGGGTTTCTTTGGGGAAAGCTACTGTTTTAGGAAATGGTGTCAAAAGTGGCAAGATGAGAAGCCATAGAGATAGCAAAGCAACAAAAATTGGTGAAGAAATGGCTTTGAAGCATAGTCCACTGGCTCCTGAAACTTCTTTGATGTTGCATTCTAGGTTCCCTAGTAGCTTCCTCGACAGAGTAGAGCAGTTCTTTTCAGCAGGGATCGCCAGCATGGGTGAAGTTTGA
- the LOC110656924 gene encoding uncharacterized protein LOC110656924, translating into MLGFASKAINGSLRLKNDLSKRSQAYSECSDDELSLNNGREEGLECPICWESFNIVENLPYVLWCGHTLCKNCVLGLQRAMVKLPTLPIQLPFFISCPWCNLLSFRLVHKGHLRFPRKNYFLLWMVESMNGDRSKSYFSFRGDHQPVSSSKRNQAMGNQVTHMSNRRASYPCPPEQAASNLDEGRLNIRYFNAERLQLSFRKSLVFFVHLTAKFPLIVIFLLIVLYAIPASAAILSLYILITFVFALPSFLILYFALPSLDWLVREIIT; encoded by the coding sequence ATGTTGGGTTTTGCTTCAAAAGCGATTAATGGTTCCTTAAGGTTGAAGAATGATCTTTCAAAGCGGAGTCAAGCTTATTCAGAATGCTCAGATGATGAATTATCATTAAACAACGGCAGAGAAGAGGGACTGGAATGCCCTATATGCTGGGAATCTTTTAACATTGTTGAAAATTTGCCCTATGTTTTGTGGTGTGGCCACACCCTCTGTAAGAATTGTGTGCTAGGGCTGCAAAGGGCTATGGTGAAACTTCCTACCCTCCCGATCCAGCTTCCATTCTTCATTTCTTGTCCTTGGTGTAATCTATTATCTTTCAGATTGGTCCACAAAGGACACCTCAGGTTTCCTCGGAAGAACTACTTTCTACTTTGGATGGTTGAGAGCATGAATGGTGATAGGTCAAAGTCATATTTCTCCTTTCGTGGGGATCATCAGCCTGTTTCTTCTTCAAAAAGAAATCAAGCCATGGGCAATCAAGTTACCCATATGAGCAACAGGCGAGCCTCATATCCTTGTCCTCCAGAACAAGCAGCATCTAACCTTGACGAAGGTCGCCTTAACATTAGATACTTCAATGCTGAGAGACTTCAGTTATCCTTTCGCAAGTCGTTGGTTTTCTTTGTTCACTTGACAGCTAAGTTTCCATTGATTGTCATATTTCTTCTGATTGTTTTGTATGCAATACCGGCCAGTGCAGCCATCTTGTCACTCTACATCCTTATCACCTTTGTATTTGCTCTCCCTTCTTTTCTTATCTTGTACTTTGCCTTACCCAGTCTGGATTGGTTGGTTAGAGAAATCATCACTTGA
- the LOC110656927 gene encoding remorin 1.4 isoform X1, whose translation MEYLLKQKRVRFSGPEQEDSSSAQNTEFFKRDKGQNWFQKQLYRQMSWEYDSEFAAAVAATAFAIYTLEEAGEEYRRKIRGDFGKSKTEIRTRKEDSSAGSVRVTRPSSSKEVKHAGESSIRNPAEQDHRVQGTFMPARKPSRLASTKPMASTDQRRKGTSTRSEVVESKIDSWEKAQLRKINKRYEKKKSKVFAWENEKKMEAKLHMERKKNELELRKSRNLQHYQINVERIDAIVGGARAQLEEKRRNEEAEVKEKAKYMRRKGKNPVRCFCC comes from the exons ATGGAGTATTTACTAAAGCAAAAGAG AGTGAGATTCTCTGGTCCAGAACAGGAGGACTCTAGCAGTGCTCAGAATACAGAATTCTTCAAAAGAG ATAAAGGTCAGAACTGGTTCCAAAAGCAGCTTTATAGGCAGATGAGTTGGGAGTATGATAGTGAGTTTGCAGCTGCTGTGGCTGCTACTGCATTTGCTATTTACACTCTGGAAGAAGCAGGAGAGGAATACAGGAGAAAGATCAGAGGGGACTTTGGGAAGTCAAAAACAGAAATCAGAACTAGAAAAGAGGATAGCTCAGCTGGTTCTGTTAGAGTAACTAGACCATCATCTAGCAAGGAAGTGAAACATGCAG GTGAATCTTCAATCCGAAATCCAGCAGAGCAGGATCATAGGGTACAAGGCACCTTTATGCCTGCCAGAAAACCTAGTCGTTTAGCCTCTACAAAACCTATGGCCTCAACAGATCAAAGGCGGAAGGGCACTTCAACAAGAAGCGAAGTTGtggaatccaaaattgattcttgGGAGAAGGCTCAATTACGGAAGATCAATAAGAG GTATGAGAAGAAGAAATCAAAAGTTTTTGCTTGGGAGAATGAAAAGAAGATGGAAGCCAAACTCCACATGGAAAGGAAAAAG AATGAACTGGAGCTGAGAAAGTCAAGAAACTTGCAGCATTACCAAATCAATGTAGAGAGAATTGATGCGATTGTTGGAGGAGCAAGAGCACAATTAGAGGAGAAAAGGAGAAATGAAGAAGCTGAAGTGAAAGAAAAGGCAAAGTACATGCGAAGGAAAGGCAAGAATCCTGTCAGGTGTTTCTGCTGCTGA
- the LOC110656895 gene encoding LOW QUALITY PROTEIN: uncharacterized protein LOC110656895 (The sequence of the model RefSeq protein was modified relative to this genomic sequence to represent the inferred CDS: deleted 2 bases in 1 codon; substituted 2 bases at 2 genomic stop codons), giving the protein MTEEKIFAITGYDRRPMIPGSGDSIPLIQESDSSSLIPETDSATMIPESDAPVVLEDTESKNGHARRCSTGNIGIPYKSVKIFSHYLAASIGSSHDYCKYGQRQDLETKSTSISILETIMERQGKGQDMGKVLTSAERTKKLAVSYASSRGSRIQKPDFPVISKKEVPSSTEKETIRXNLXLPIRGINPKLGYRPPKSPSLQLKGYLRSKKDGEIQKNKEMATSLVNSQGALGSTEQIKLRRTNEMKNSISDKKKVLTRATTSLAALHSVKKVLTRPIASLSPKHSKKRVSGMNTEKLKSLKGVSHLKDRSDVGKSECAKASNGYVPETLNTIELNVENKAVGLTQNSDRSSSFRKDKSLKHDQNGISPVQLSLPSTEKILRRTRYGIHVSRSPKSSENRSLRHTKQGIQVTQASISSLASSKSSHGLVNRANARLRLVSPRKDELVSTKDPESPPRKLSYRKEKVVELRPVISPPRTLNFRRRRFSDSQIDKVETTESTFKNIEIHVDEGDTSVEKSESEKVVFKYQDVEEKTVEQNLLTDMIEGAANKLAESRKSKVKALVAAFETVISLHDPRLSSTVGVC; this is encoded by the exons ATGACTGAGGAGAAAATTTTTGCTATCACAGGATATGATCGCAGACCAATGATCCCTGGGAGCGGCGACTCtataccattgattcaggagAGTGATTCTAGCTCACTGATCCCAGAGACCGATTCTGCCACTATGATTCCTGAGAGCGATGCCCCGGTGGTCTTGGAGGATACCGAGTCCAAAAATGGTCATGCAAGAAGGTGTTCTACTGGGAACATTGGTATTCCATACAAAAGTGTAAAGATTTTTTCCCATTACCTTGCAGCTTCAATAGGATCCTCCCATGATTATTGTAAATATGGACAAAGACAAGATCTTGAAACAAAGTCAACAAGCATTTCTATATTGGAAACGATAATGGAAAGGCAAGGTAAAGGACAGGACATGGGAAAGGTTTTAACTTCAGCAGAGAGAACGAAGAAATTAGCAGTCAGTTATGCGTCTTCTCGTGGTTCCAGAATCCAAAAACCTGATTTTCCTGTTATCAGCAAGAAGGAAGTTCCATCATCGACTGAGAAAGAAACTATCCGTTAAAAC CTTTGACTACCTATCAGAGGAATAAATCCAAAGCTAGGGTATAGGCCACCAAAATCACCTAGTCTCCAACTAAAAGGCTATTTAAGGAGTAAAAAGGATGGTGAAATCCAAAAAAACAAAGAAATGGCTACTTCTTTGGTGAATTCACAAGGAGCTTTAGGTAGTACAGAACAAATAAAACTCAGAAGAACTAATGAAATGAAGAACTCCATATCGGATAAGAAAAAGGTTTTGACACGAGCAACTACTTCTTTGGCTGCCTTGCATTCCGTTAAGAAGGTTTTGACTCGACCGATTGCTTCTTTGTCTCCCAAACATTCTAAAAAGAGAGTTTCAGGTATGAATACTGAAAAACTCAAGAGCCTGAAAGGAGTTTCTCATTTGAAGGATCGGAGTGATGTTGGAAAATCTGAATGTGCCAAAGCCAGCAATGGGTACGTGCCAGAGACTTTGAATACAATTGAATTGAATGTAGAGAATAAAGCTGTTGGACTGACTCAAAACAGTGATCGTTCTTCCTCATTCCGTAAGGATAAAAGCTTGAAACATGATCAAAACGGAATTTCCCCTGTTCAATTGTCTCTGCCTTCTACAGAGAAGATTTTGAGACGCACTCGCTATGGCATCCATGTCAGTCGATCACCTAAATCCTCTGAGAATAGAAGCTTGAGACATACCAAACAGGGTATTCAAGTTACTCAAGCATCTATATCTTCTTTGGCATCCtccaaatcttcccatggactagTTAATAGAGCCAATGCAAGACTGAGACTAGTTAGTCCCAGAAAGGATGAATTAGTTAGCACAAAAGATCCAGAGTCCCCACCCAGAAAGCTAAGTTATAGGAAAGAAAAGGTAGTTGAGCTTCGCCCTGTGATTAGTCCTCCAAGGACACTCAATTTTAGGCGAAGACGTTTCAGTGACAGCCAAATTGATAAAGTTGAAACTACAGAAAGTACCTTTAAGAACATAGAAATTCATGTCGATGAAGGCGACACTAGTGTTGAAAAATCTGAAAGCGAGAAGGTTGTCTTTAAATACCAAGATGTTGAAGAAAAGACAGTGGAGCAGAATTTGTTGACTGACATGATTGAGGGGGCGGCAAATAAGCTTGCCGAGAGCAGAAAGAGTAAGGTCAAGGCATTGGTTGCTGCTTTTGAAACAGTGATCTCTCTTCATGATCCCAGACTATCATCAACAGTTGGTGTATGTTGA
- the LOC110656928 gene encoding dolichol-phosphate mannose synthase subunit 3 isoform X1 — MIRTKQYFSHLITCPMRHVIKIITILVAISAIWIGLLQTAVIPNSHTWLLPIYLVVLLGCYGLLMVGVGLMRFPTCPQEAMLLQQDIIEAKEFLKQKGVDFGSD, encoded by the exons ATGATCAGGACAAAGCAGTATTTTTCTCATCTTATTACTTGCCCGATGAGGCATGTTATTAAGATTATAACCATTCTAGTGGCTATTTCTGCCATTTGGATTGGCCTCTTGCAAACAGCTGTCATTCCTAATAGCCATACTTGGTTG CTACCCATCTATTTGGTTGTATTGCTGGGATGCTATGGTTTATTAATGGTTGGAGTTGGCTTAATGCGATTTCCAACTTGTCCCCAAGAAGCAATGCTATTGCAGCAG GACATCATCGAGGCCAAAGAATTTCTTAAGCAAAAAGGGGTTGATTTTGGTTCAGATTGA